The Chitinophaga sp. H8 region TTTAGAAATCTCCATCCTAAAGAAACAGAAGATTTTGTGAAACAATTACAAGTAGAAGCCTGGGCTGTAAAAAGCTGATGTTAACCTTGCGAATGCATGAATGAATAATTTGTGCATTCCTTTTTCTATCATTCAAATCTGAATAAGATGAGCATTTCCTATAAAGAAGCCGTACAGGCTTTAAATGCAGCTATAGCAAAATCCAATGAGTTAAATATCCCCGTAAGCATCGTCGTGGTAGATACCGGTGGGCATCTGATGTCTTTTGCAAGAGTGGACAGCGTTTTTGGGGTGATTGATTTTGCAGTGAAAAAAGCAAGAACGGCAGTCATGTTTGGTGTAGACAGCGATGTAATGGGGGCTATTATTGCAGGCGCAGATATGCACGGATATGGCATGCTAAATGCCAATGAAGGCTTGCTGACTATTGCCGGAGGGGTGGTGATAAAAAATAAAAACGGGAAAGTCATTGGCGCAATAGCCTCCTCTGGTGGAACACCGGAACAGGATAAGGAGATTGCTTTTGCGGGTGCTACTACGCTTTGCTAAATTTAGGATATTTGATCTATGGAAGCAACTACCGAAATATTGTTTGATAAACTGGTATATTCCTGCGCTTTTGAAAAATACAGAGGCCTGGAACAATTTATTCCGGAGCACTTTATAGGATTCCAGATCGCCGGGGAAACACATGCTTTCCATTCCCAGGGAAATACGGTCATTTCAGAAAATAATGTTTTGCTGGTCAGGAGAAATCAACTGATCAGAACAGTCAAATACCCCTCTAAAGAAGGCAAATACCAATTCCTGTCTATCATTCTTGATCAGGATACATTGCAACAATATGC contains the following coding sequences:
- a CDS encoding GlcG/HbpS family heme-binding protein; the encoded protein is MSISYKEAVQALNAAIAKSNELNIPVSIVVVDTGGHLMSFARVDSVFGVIDFAVKKARTAVMFGVDSDVMGAIIAGADMHGYGMLNANEGLLTIAGGVVIKNKNGKVIGAIASSGGTPEQDKEIAFAGATTLC